The following coding sequences lie in one Calditerrivibrio sp. genomic window:
- a CDS encoding ATP-binding cassette domain-containing protein, which produces MNIVELYGIEKSYKKIKALKNISLSIPKQKLTCIVGPDGAGKSTLLKIMAGVLKSDAGKIVLDGRHIGRIDEMEKYKDFIAFMPQGLGLNLYQNLTIEENIDFFADLHGLDHSLRERRKELLLKATNLLKFKDREVSKLSGGMKQKLGICCSLIHSPKLMILDEPTTGVDPVSRKELYLLIHRFIEEEGVSVVVSTSYMDEAERGDKILILNEGELILDNYQFEEEMEVYELKNDDYMTVYNNMDPQEYHFIKLLRNGIRFCPKYKDERGQKAYLRLEDRLLKVIGTRKLNLNIAEKAQLSEKIINVENVSKRFGDFYAVKDLSIDIYEGEIFGLLGPNGAGKTTLIKMILNLYEPSSGIIRTNIEPSMIRSHLGYMSQKFSLYSDLTVKENLMFYGSAHNMPLSEIKNKIRELLSICNLELYEQDIVEALPLGIKQRLALACAIIHEPKLLFLDEPTSGVSVAERDVFWQIIRYLSNTKHTTVLVSTHYMDEADYCDRLCMMHEGRVALIGTPDELKGVLKNKLGEPYLLEVDNPYTTYSMLKAEGYRVDIFGNRIKIFLRTIEDVHGVSFKAVQKSEITIEDVFASVTEHAI; this is translated from the coding sequence ATGAATATTGTTGAGCTTTACGGCATAGAGAAAAGTTACAAAAAGATCAAAGCCTTAAAGAATATTTCCCTTAGCATACCAAAGCAGAAGCTCACATGTATCGTTGGCCCTGACGGTGCTGGAAAGTCCACCCTGTTAAAGATTATGGCTGGTGTATTGAAAAGTGATGCGGGTAAAATTGTTTTAGATGGCAGACATATTGGTAGAATAGATGAGATGGAAAAGTACAAGGATTTTATCGCTTTCATGCCTCAGGGGCTGGGGCTTAACCTTTATCAGAATCTTACCATTGAGGAGAATATCGATTTTTTCGCAGATTTACATGGTTTAGATCATTCTTTGCGGGAAAGAAGGAAAGAGTTGTTATTAAAAGCTACTAACCTGCTCAAATTTAAAGATAGGGAAGTGAGTAAACTATCGGGAGGGATGAAGCAAAAACTGGGTATCTGCTGTTCACTTATTCATTCACCTAAGCTTATGATTCTGGATGAGCCCACCACAGGGGTAGATCCGGTATCCAGAAAAGAGCTTTATCTTTTGATCCATAGGTTTATCGAGGAGGAAGGAGTATCTGTGGTTGTATCAACATCTTACATGGATGAAGCAGAACGGGGGGACAAGATACTTATTCTTAATGAGGGTGAGCTTATTCTGGATAACTATCAATTCGAGGAGGAGATGGAGGTTTACGAATTGAAGAATGATGACTATATGACGGTTTATAACAACATGGATCCGCAGGAGTATCATTTCATAAAACTTTTGAGAAATGGTATAAGGTTTTGCCCTAAATATAAAGATGAAAGGGGGCAAAAGGCTTATTTGAGATTGGAGGATAGGCTACTCAAAGTCATAGGAACAAGAAAACTGAATTTAAATATAGCCGAAAAGGCCCAGTTGAGTGAAAAGATTATAAATGTGGAAAATGTGTCGAAAAGGTTTGGTGATTTTTATGCTGTAAAAGATTTATCTATCGATATCTATGAGGGGGAGATTTTTGGGCTACTGGGGCCAAATGGAGCTGGTAAAACCACACTGATAAAGATGATTTTAAATCTCTATGAGCCCAGTAGTGGTATAATAAGAACTAATATCGAACCTTCCATGATTAGATCTCATTTGGGGTATATGTCACAAAAATTTTCCCTTTATTCAGATCTAACTGTCAAAGAGAACTTAATGTTTTATGGTTCAGCCCATAATATGCCTCTATCTGAGATAAAGAATAAGATAAGAGAGCTTTTATCCATCTGCAATCTTGAGCTTTATGAACAGGACATCGTGGAAGCATTACCTCTTGGGATCAAGCAGCGCTTAGCACTTGCTTGTGCCATTATTCATGAGCCCAAATTGCTTTTTCTTGACGAACCCACATCTGGCGTAAGTGTTGCAGAGAGGGATGTGTTTTGGCAGATAATAAGATATTTATCTAACACAAAGCACACTACAGTACTTGTCTCTACCCATTATATGGATGAAGCTGATTACTGTGATAGATTGTGTATGATGCATGAAGGTAGAGTTGCCCTCATTGGTACACCTGATGAACTAAAAGGGGTATTAAAAAATAAATTGGGTGAGCCTTATCTCTTGGAGGTGGACAATCCATATACCACGTATAGTATGTTGAAAGCTGAAGGCTATAGGGTCGATATATTCGGAAACAGAATAAAAATCTTTCTTAGAACCATAGAGGATGTTCATGGGGTATCTTTTAAAGCTGTTCAAAAGTCGGAGATAACCATAGAAGATGTCTTTGCGAGTGTAACGGAACATGCAATTTAA
- a CDS encoding HlyD family efflux transporter periplasmic adaptor subunit produces the protein MNVIKPFMALMFILFVACHNKSTDQIMISGRIEAEEVNLAFKYPGKIVQMDIFEGSEVLPGVIVAKIKADEMISQLNRSKIDYTSTATMRESKLIQLKGMRDKLEQLINKKKIAEEAIDNEIKIAQNNVLSAEQKLKIDKITSEKVQINLSKIENDYSRFKSLYEQHAIPKQKYEEIENLYKITKRDLDLANENVKISEQQLETAKNSLDIAFSKRKEIDILDKEIAFLNKNIEILKKELIIADLNMDKSKELINEVQSHIEDTVIRPQTKLIITKKFSQLGEVVAAGQPIAVGYNPEEIHFRGFISEVQLGRIKLNSEGYLKIDSFPDKKFKGRITYISNRAEFTPKEVQTQQERVKQVFLIKAKIIDDEKILKPGMPADFIINEK, from the coding sequence ATGAATGTAATAAAGCCTTTTATGGCGCTTATGTTCATTCTTTTTGTTGCATGTCATAACAAAAGTACTGACCAAATAATGATAAGTGGACGTATAGAGGCTGAGGAGGTCAATCTGGCGTTTAAATATCCCGGTAAAATTGTTCAGATGGATATCTTTGAGGGGAGTGAAGTTTTGCCAGGAGTTATAGTAGCAAAAATAAAAGCGGATGAGATGATATCCCAGTTAAACAGAAGTAAGATCGATTATACATCCACAGCAACTATGAGGGAGTCGAAGTTGATTCAGCTTAAGGGGATGAGGGATAAGTTGGAGCAGCTTATTAATAAGAAGAAGATTGCAGAGGAGGCTATCGACAATGAGATAAAGATTGCTCAAAACAATGTTTTATCTGCAGAGCAGAAACTAAAAATAGATAAAATAACATCGGAAAAAGTGCAGATAAATTTGAGTAAAATAGAAAACGATTATAGTAGATTCAAATCCCTCTACGAACAACATGCTATACCAAAACAGAAGTATGAAGAGATCGAAAACCTCTATAAAATAACAAAGAGAGATCTTGATCTTGCTAATGAGAATGTCAAAATTTCGGAGCAACAATTAGAGACGGCTAAAAATAGCCTCGACATAGCTTTTTCAAAGAGAAAAGAGATAGATATCTTAGATAAAGAGATAGCCTTTTTGAACAAAAATATAGAGATACTCAAAAAAGAGCTTATCATTGCAGATTTAAATATGGACAAATCAAAGGAGTTAATCAACGAGGTACAAAGTCATATAGAGGATACTGTTATAAGACCCCAAACTAAATTGATCATTACAAAAAAGTTCTCCCAGTTGGGGGAGGTGGTGGCTGCAGGACAGCCCATTGCTGTGGGTTATAACCCTGAGGAGATACATTTCAGAGGTTTTATATCTGAAGTGCAGTTGGGTAGAATCAAGCTAAACTCAGAGGGGTATTTAAAAATAGACTCGTTTCCGGACAAAAAGTTTAAGGGTAGGATAACGTATATAAGTAATAGGGCTGAGTTTACACCGAAAGAGGTCCAGACTCAGCAGGAGCGGGTAAAACAGGTTTTTCTTATAAAGGCTAAAATAATCGATGATGAAAAAATATTAAAACCTGGTATGCCTGCAGATTTTATTATAAATGAAAAATGA
- a CDS encoding HyaD/HybD family hydrogenase maturation endopeptidase, whose translation MNILVLGLGNLLMNDDAVGVVAVQELKKIINDNDHLRIVDGGTLGLDLLHYLEWADNMIIVDGVDLGIEPGTVVRIEGEDINVVFESKLSPHQMGLKDILLTAELIGCKPSKITLFGIQTKSIQMDMSLSDEVKNSLNKLLKHVIQEIEEAAR comes from the coding sequence ATGAACATATTGGTACTTGGATTAGGGAACCTTCTTATGAATGATGATGCTGTAGGTGTGGTAGCAGTACAAGAACTGAAAAAGATCATCAATGATAATGACCATTTGAGGATAGTAGATGGAGGGACATTGGGGCTTGATCTTTTACATTATCTCGAATGGGCTGATAATATGATTATTGTAGATGGTGTGGATCTGGGTATAGAACCTGGTACTGTTGTGAGAATTGAAGGAGAGGATATAAATGTGGTATTTGAGTCGAAACTTTCTCCCCATCAGATGGGATTAAAGGATATTTTGTTGACTGCCGAATTGATCGGGTGTAAGCCAAGTAAGATTACACTTTTTGGTATTCAGACGAAAAGTATACAGATGGATATGAGTCTATCTGATGAGGTAAAAAACAGTTTAAACAAGCTTTTAAAACATGTTATACAAGAGATTGAAGAGGCTGCAAGATGA
- a CDS encoding NAD(P)/FAD-dependent oxidoreductase — MKKVVIIGGGFGGLSVLTKLKRYAQKLFDVTLIDKNNYSLFTPMLPEVISGNVNPENIVFPLREIAVRNKATFIRDTVVGIDKQNKRVITQNGELSYDYLVVAAGSMTNFRGNVSAQQYCFEYKNINDAIALKYSVIELLESAMVVPAEERKSILSFSIIGGGITGVELACELIDFIKSKIKREYKGLKEDDFTITVFEYAKYILPAIDEAQSKKAHTYLLNKGINIISNAVVGKISEGEIEYSIGDEHFTHKTNIIIWTAGVKAPDFLASLSEQRLSDGRVKVNKNLTPIDDGDSGVFVIGDCSAYDHKGKILPPVAPLAMQQASIVVDNIYNLYNGFPLKDFKYIHFGYLVSLGKNNSVVNLFGLKFRGPFAYLIWKLVYIYKIGMLRKQIGVFFDWVMVTLFGSEASLIINVENCPGGVLKSINGYTIKINPENCKRCEHCVLDVTGKISCGIKK, encoded by the coding sequence ATGAAAAAAGTCGTAATAATCGGTGGAGGCTTTGGTGGGTTATCTGTACTTACCAAACTGAAGCGTTATGCCCAAAAGCTCTTTGATGTCACCTTGATTGATAAAAATAACTACTCCTTGTTTACCCCTATGCTTCCGGAGGTAATCAGTGGAAATGTAAACCCTGAGAATATAGTGTTCCCTTTACGGGAGATCGCTGTTAGGAACAAAGCCACTTTTATAAGGGATACGGTTGTTGGTATCGACAAACAGAATAAAAGGGTAATTACTCAAAATGGTGAGTTGTCCTATGATTACCTTGTGGTGGCTGCTGGATCCATGACAAATTTTAGGGGCAATGTTTCAGCCCAACAGTACTGTTTTGAGTATAAAAATATAAACGATGCCATAGCTCTTAAGTATTCCGTGATAGAGTTGTTGGAGTCTGCAATGGTTGTTCCTGCTGAAGAAAGAAAGTCCATACTTTCCTTTTCAATAATTGGTGGAGGTATAACTGGGGTAGAGCTTGCTTGTGAGTTGATAGACTTTATAAAAAGTAAGATCAAAAGGGAGTATAAGGGATTAAAAGAGGATGATTTTACAATAACCGTTTTTGAGTATGCAAAATATATCCTACCTGCCATAGATGAAGCTCAATCCAAGAAGGCACATACCTACCTGTTAAACAAAGGAATAAACATTATCTCAAATGCAGTTGTGGGTAAAATATCGGAAGGAGAGATTGAGTACTCAATAGGTGATGAACACTTTACCCACAAAACAAATATCATCATTTGGACTGCTGGAGTAAAAGCACCAGACTTTTTGGCTTCCTTATCGGAGCAAAGATTAAGCGATGGTAGAGTAAAGGTTAATAAAAATTTGACACCCATAGATGATGGAGACTCAGGAGTGTTTGTAATAGGTGATTGCTCTGCTTATGACCACAAGGGGAAAATACTACCACCAGTGGCACCCCTTGCCATGCAACAGGCTTCGATAGTGGTTGATAATATTTATAACCTTTACAATGGCTTTCCTCTGAAAGACTTTAAATATATCCACTTTGGATATCTTGTTTCTCTCGGTAAAAACAATTCTGTAGTGAATCTGTTCGGTCTTAAGTTTAGAGGTCCTTTTGCATATCTCATTTGGAAGTTGGTCTATATCTATAAAATAGGTATGTTGCGTAAGCAGATTGGGGTATTTTTCGATTGGGTAATGGTGACGCTGTTTGGTAGTGAGGCATCTTTGATAATAAATGTGGAAAATTGTCCAGGGGGTGTTTTGAAAAGTATAAACGGTTATACCATAAAAATAAACCCCGAAAATTGTAAGAGATGCGAGCACTGTGTTCTGGATGTCACAGGGAAGATATCCTGTGGCATTAAAAAATGA
- a CDS encoding MoxR family ATPase — protein MQKSPQPVEKLMSFYKTYLQGKDKAIFLCMISFLSKGHVLVEDNPGLGKTTLAIAIAKSMGLSFGRIQCTNDLLPTDVTGLNIFNKEKNEFEFKKGPIFNNIVLVDEINRATPKTQSALLEAMGEKQVTVEGNTYKLPQPFFVIATQNPSESFGTFPLPESQLDRFLMKISLGYPRKEEELEILKGGSSRKGIYESNPVINHDEFHEMLTIIKSVKVKDDLLEYLLDIVNKTRNHPAISIGLSTRAALSIVNAAKSSAYIQGRDYIIPEDILDYYRFTMLHRISFREKLSYDEKDKIIFDIIKSTPLPYV, from the coding sequence ATGCAAAAGTCACCCCAACCGGTAGAAAAACTAATGTCGTTTTATAAGACCTATCTACAAGGCAAAGATAAGGCTATATTCCTTTGTATGATTTCTTTTCTCAGCAAAGGGCACGTTCTTGTAGAAGACAATCCCGGACTTGGGAAAACAACCCTTGCCATTGCCATAGCCAAATCAATGGGCCTATCCTTTGGACGGATACAGTGCACCAACGATCTTCTCCCAACTGATGTTACTGGCCTTAATATCTTTAACAAAGAAAAAAATGAATTCGAATTCAAAAAAGGTCCCATCTTTAACAATATTGTATTAGTAGATGAGATAAATAGGGCCACTCCGAAAACCCAAAGTGCTCTTCTTGAAGCTATGGGGGAAAAACAGGTAACGGTAGAAGGGAATACATATAAACTTCCCCAACCTTTTTTTGTCATAGCTACTCAGAACCCATCCGAATCCTTTGGCACCTTTCCCCTACCCGAATCCCAATTGGACAGGTTTTTAATGAAGATAAGTTTAGGGTATCCTCGAAAAGAGGAGGAATTAGAAATCCTAAAAGGTGGTAGTTCAAGAAAAGGGATATATGAATCAAACCCTGTAATAAACCATGATGAGTTTCATGAAATGTTAACGATAATAAAATCAGTAAAAGTAAAAGATGATCTCTTAGAATACCTTCTTGACATAGTAAACAAAACGAGGAACCATCCGGCGATCTCCATAGGGCTTTCCACAAGGGCAGCACTGTCGATCGTAAATGCAGCAAAATCATCCGCATACATTCAGGGCAGGGATTATATAATACCAGAGGATATACTCGATTACTACCGTTTTACCATGCTTCATCGAATATCTTTTAGAGAAAAGCTCTCCTATGACGAAAAGGATAAAATAATCTTTGATATCATCAAATCGACGCCACTTCCCTATGTCTGA
- a CDS encoding DUF58 domain-containing protein, with amino-acid sequence MSGIRFTRAGWLYIILTVFMGFSAINTNNNLVFIVVSFMLAVMGISGFVGKNNIHRLSFKIYPVGDIFANKDGEFTLEIYNNKKFLPSVALKLFILNTQKDIFFISPASSSRSFVNIKFNKRGLHKLESIMIESPYPFNFFVRYKYYKIDSEITVFPEPANILVSTDNYNIIGDSNDSSKKTMKLEELSNIRSYSNDPAKRIFWKQFAKTGELYTKEYTGEDSRSFQIVFEDLIKYYPLEESLSLATKMVEEFYKNGVVFSLVLKGETYFVRSNADRRTVLKMLALYENKTDH; translated from the coding sequence TTGTCTGGAATAAGATTTACCCGAGCTGGTTGGCTATATATCATCCTCACAGTTTTTATGGGCTTTTCTGCTATAAATACCAACAACAACCTTGTTTTCATAGTCGTCTCATTTATGCTTGCAGTGATGGGTATCTCTGGTTTTGTGGGAAAAAACAACATCCATAGACTTTCTTTTAAAATCTATCCTGTTGGGGATATTTTTGCCAATAAAGATGGTGAATTCACATTAGAAATATATAACAACAAGAAATTCTTACCATCTGTAGCTCTTAAACTATTTATCCTAAACACACAAAAGGATATTTTCTTTATATCGCCAGCCTCCTCAAGTAGAAGTTTTGTAAACATAAAATTCAACAAAAGAGGTCTTCACAAGTTGGAATCCATTATGATAGAGTCCCCTTACCCTTTTAATTTCTTTGTTAGGTATAAATACTATAAAATAGATAGTGAGATAACTGTCTTCCCTGAACCTGCAAATATTTTGGTCTCTACAGACAACTACAATATTATTGGGGATTCAAATGATTCATCAAAAAAGACAATGAAGCTTGAAGAACTAAGTAATATTAGAAGTTATAGCAATGATCCTGCGAAAAGGATCTTTTGGAAACAGTTTGCCAAAACAGGTGAACTGTATACTAAAGAATATACCGGAGAAGATAGCAGAAGTTTTCAAATAGTTTTTGAAGATCTGATCAAATATTACCCCCTCGAAGAAAGTCTCAGTTTGGCCACAAAAATGGTTGAAGAGTTTTACAAAAATGGAGTTGTTTTTTCCCTTGTGCTCAAAGGTGAAACCTATTTTGTAAGGTCTAACGCAGACAGAAGAACCGTATTAAAAATGCTGGCGCTATATGAAAACAAAACAGATCATTAA